In one window of Acidovorax sp. HDW3 DNA:
- the icd gene encoding NADP-dependent isocitrate dehydrogenase, with translation MTTYQHIQVPTEGQKITVNADMSLNVPAQPIIPFIEGDGTGVDVTPVMRKVVDAAVAKCYGGQRKIAWMEVFAGEKATRVYGPDVWLPEETMAAVRDYVVSIKGPLTTPVGGGIRSLNVALRQELDLYVCLRPVRYFQGVPSPLKEPEKTDMVIFRENSEDIYAGIEFEAGSEKAKKLIAFLQDEFGVKKIRFPATSGIGVKPVSSEGTQRLVRKAIQYAIDNDKPSVTLVHKGNIMKYTEGGFRDWGYQLAAQEFGATLIDGGPWMRLKNPKTGREITIKDSIADAFLQQILLRPAEYSVIATLNLNGDYISDALAAQVGGIGIAPGANLSDSVAMFEATHGTAPKYAGKDYVNPGSLILSAEMMLRHMGWSEAADLLISAMEKAIQSKKVTYDFARLMEGATQVSCSGFGQVMIGAM, from the coding sequence ATGACCACTTACCAGCACATTCAAGTACCCACCGAGGGCCAAAAAATCACCGTCAACGCCGACATGTCGCTCAACGTGCCGGCCCAGCCCATCATCCCTTTCATCGAGGGCGATGGCACCGGGGTGGACGTCACGCCGGTGATGCGCAAAGTGGTGGATGCAGCCGTCGCCAAATGCTACGGCGGGCAGCGCAAGATTGCCTGGATGGAGGTGTTTGCTGGCGAAAAAGCCACCCGCGTCTACGGCCCCGACGTCTGGCTGCCCGAGGAAACCATGGCCGCCGTGCGCGACTACGTCGTCTCCATCAAGGGCCCGCTGACGACGCCGGTGGGCGGCGGCATCCGCTCGCTCAACGTCGCGCTGCGCCAGGAGCTTGATCTGTACGTCTGCCTGCGCCCGGTGCGCTACTTCCAGGGCGTGCCTTCGCCCCTGAAAGAGCCCGAGAAGACCGACATGGTGATCTTCCGCGAGAACTCCGAAGACATCTACGCCGGTATCGAGTTCGAGGCCGGCTCAGAGAAGGCGAAAAAGCTCATCGCCTTCTTGCAAGATGAATTTGGCGTGAAGAAAATCCGCTTCCCCGCCACCTCCGGCATCGGCGTCAAGCCCGTCTCCAGCGAAGGCACGCAGCGCCTGGTGCGCAAGGCCATCCAGTACGCCATCGACAACGACAAGCCCAGCGTCACCTTGGTGCACAAGGGCAACATCATGAAGTACACCGAAGGGGGCTTTCGCGACTGGGGCTACCAGCTGGCGGCGCAGGAGTTTGGCGCCACGCTGATCGACGGCGGCCCCTGGATGCGTCTGAAAAACCCCAAAACCGGGCGCGAGATCACCATCAAAGACAGCATTGCCGACGCCTTCCTGCAGCAAATCCTGCTGCGCCCGGCCGAGTACAGCGTGATTGCCACGCTCAACCTCAATGGCGACTACATCTCCGACGCCCTGGCGGCGCAGGTGGGCGGTATCGGCATTGCCCCGGGCGCCAACCTGTCGGACAGCGTCGCCATGTTCGAGGCCACCCACGGCACGGCGCCCAAGTACGCGGGCAAGGATTACGTCAACCCCGGCTCGCTCATCCTCAGCGCCGAGATGATGCTGCGCCACATGGGCTGGAGCGAGGCCGCCGACCTGCTCATCAGCGCCATGGAAAAAGCCATCCAGAGCAAAAAGGTCACCTACGACTTTGCGCGCCTGATGGAGGGCGCCACCCAGGTCAGCTGCTCGGGCTTTGGTCAGGTCATGATCGGCGCCATGTAA
- a CDS encoding EAL domain-containing protein → MPDSVAPLLLPPDVLHAMQAMGCGYWQWDVVRRQLQFAGAFYRPFGVFEQPPEQVHRYWDSLRHPDDAGRLKDYLQRVRAGFEENYASEGRIRDLQGQWHWIASRGRVAERDAKGQPLRIVGLTKDVTRRRKQQEELQAFNSLLLQAGRLARLGTWELTPNQGIIYWSDMCYAIHGLPLGAPLPRHYTSTHVALPWRQALRDKLTDCLRFGLDWSMELQIVRSDGELIWVRAHGEPVVENGRLQRVRGVMQDINDYKLAEVQLRQSEEHFTRIFQLVEQPMGMVHCGDGHYQYVNPAWEALTGYSAAEAMGHGSVELGFFTPEDRAQMLAALGQGDTLSNYEIKLRRRDGQVRTLLQSLRRLDYYDEPCWLFSAQDITEHKQRQEQLQHLAHFDPLTGLPNRVQLAQRLQDAMAQARQAGQLLGVAYLDLDGFKPINDRLGHEAGDRLLIAAGARMARSLRSSDCVARLGGDEFVILLPGLGTRSDCEHKLQQLMQRLATPYTLDTERVTITASIGYTLYPEDDADADTLLRHADQAMYQAKQAGRNRFHGFDALQARSQREQQAQGEQLRQALARGEFVLHLQPQIDMASGAVVGAECLARWQHPERGLLSPAHFLPAIEGTTLEIEFGQWACAEALRHCAQLQRQGLTLRLAVNIAAQHVQQPGFTRALRALLDGHPQLDASWLEIEITESAALYDLDALTTELTELRQLGVRIALDDFGTGYSSLSYLRHLPLDLLKIDQSFVRDMLTDPGDLAIVQSVIGLAQSFGRQVIAEGVETAAQGARLQQLGCTLAQGYHFARPMPLDALVAWLQHTSQGKSAD, encoded by the coding sequence ATGCCTGATTCTGTTGCTCCCCTGCTACTGCCCCCCGATGTGCTGCACGCCATGCAAGCCATGGGCTGCGGCTATTGGCAGTGGGACGTGGTGCGGCGCCAGCTGCAGTTTGCCGGCGCGTTCTACCGCCCGTTTGGCGTTTTTGAGCAGCCGCCCGAGCAGGTGCACCGCTACTGGGACAGCCTGCGCCACCCCGACGATGCCGGGCGCCTGAAAGACTATCTGCAGCGCGTGCGCGCCGGTTTTGAGGAGAACTACGCCAGCGAAGGGCGCATCCGCGACCTGCAGGGGCAGTGGCACTGGATTGCATCGCGCGGGCGCGTAGCCGAGCGCGATGCCAAAGGCCAGCCGCTGCGCATCGTCGGCCTGACCAAAGACGTGACGCGCCGGCGCAAGCAGCAAGAGGAACTACAAGCCTTCAACAGCCTGCTGCTGCAGGCCGGGCGCCTGGCACGCCTGGGCACCTGGGAGCTGACGCCAAACCAGGGCATCATTTACTGGTCGGACATGTGCTACGCCATCCACGGCCTGCCCCTGGGCGCGCCGCTGCCACGCCACTACACCAGCACCCACGTCGCCCTGCCCTGGCGCCAGGCGCTGCGCGACAAGCTCACCGACTGCCTGCGCTTTGGCCTGGACTGGTCGATGGAGCTGCAAATCGTGCGCAGCGACGGCGAACTCATCTGGGTGCGTGCCCACGGCGAACCGGTGGTGGAAAACGGGCGCCTGCAGCGCGTGCGCGGCGTGATGCAGGACATCAACGACTACAAGCTCGCCGAAGTGCAGCTGCGCCAGTCCGAGGAGCATTTCACGCGCATCTTCCAGCTCGTGGAGCAGCCCATGGGCATGGTGCACTGCGGCGACGGGCATTACCAATACGTCAACCCCGCCTGGGAGGCCCTGACCGGCTACAGCGCGGCCGAGGCCATGGGCCATGGCTCGGTGGAGCTGGGTTTCTTCACCCCCGAAGACCGCGCGCAAATGCTCGCCGCCCTGGGCCAGGGCGATACCTTGTCGAACTACGAAATCAAGCTGCGCCGGCGCGACGGCCAGGTGCGCACCCTGCTGCAGTCGCTGCGCCGCCTGGATTACTACGACGAGCCTTGCTGGCTGTTCTCGGCCCAGGACATCACCGAACACAAGCAGCGCCAGGAGCAGCTGCAGCACCTGGCGCATTTCGACCCCCTCACCGGCCTGCCCAACCGCGTGCAGCTGGCGCAGCGCCTGCAAGACGCCATGGCCCAGGCCCGCCAGGCCGGCCAGCTGCTGGGCGTGGCCTACCTCGATCTCGACGGCTTCAAGCCCATCAACGACCGTCTGGGGCACGAGGCGGGCGACCGCCTGCTCATCGCCGCCGGCGCCCGCATGGCGCGCAGCCTGCGCAGCAGCGACTGCGTGGCGCGCCTGGGCGGGGATGAATTCGTCATCTTGCTGCCCGGCCTGGGCACGCGCAGCGACTGCGAGCACAAGCTGCAGCAGCTCATGCAGCGCCTGGCCACGCCCTACACCCTGGATACCGAGCGCGTGACCATCACCGCCAGCATCGGCTACACCCTCTACCCCGAGGACGATGCCGACGCCGACACCTTGCTGCGCCACGCCGACCAGGCCATGTACCAGGCCAAGCAAGCCGGGCGCAACCGCTTTCACGGCTTTGACGCCCTGCAGGCGCGCAGCCAGCGCGAACAGCAGGCCCAGGGCGAGCAGCTGCGCCAGGCGCTCGCGCGCGGCGAGTTCGTGCTCCACCTGCAGCCGCAAATCGACATGGCCAGCGGCGCCGTGGTGGGCGCCGAATGCCTGGCGCGCTGGCAGCACCCCGAGCGCGGCCTGCTCAGTCCGGCGCATTTTCTGCCCGCCATCGAAGGCACGACGCTGGAAATTGAATTTGGCCAATGGGCCTGCGCCGAGGCCCTGCGCCACTGCGCACAGCTGCAGCGCCAGGGGCTGACGCTGCGCCTGGCCGTCAACATTGCCGCCCAGCACGTGCAGCAGCCGGGCTTTACACGCGCGCTGCGCGCCCTGCTCGACGGCCACCCGCAGCTCGACGCCAGCTGGCTGGAGATCGAAATCACCGAAAGCGCCGCGCTCTACGACCTCGACGCCCTGACCACCGAGCTGACCGAGCTGCGCCAGCTGGGCGTGCGCATAGCGCTCGACGACTTTGGCACCGGCTACTCCTCGCTGTCGTACCTGCGCCACCTGCCGCTGGACCTGCTCAAAATCGACCAAAGCTTTGTGCGCGACATGCTCACCGACCCCGGCGACCTGGCCATCGTGCAAAGCGTGATCGGCCTGGCGCAATCCTTTGGCCGCCAGGTGATTGCCGAAGGCGTGGAAACCGCCGCGCAGGGCGCGCGCCTGCAGCAGCTGGGCTGCACCCTGGCGCAGGGCTACCACTTTGCCCGCCCCATGCCGCTCGATGCCCTGGTGGCCTGGCTGCAACACACCAGCCAAGGAAAAAGCGCTGACTGA
- a CDS encoding DUF192 domain-containing protein, with protein MSSPSFARLGLVLCLVCAAPAQAQNAPQMDLPRTALTAGMYRIDAQVASAPREREVGLMFRREMPAQEGMLFVFEQPGVQCFWMKNTLLPLTAAFVADDGRIVNLADMKPRSEDSHCSAEPVRYVLEMNQGWFAKRGIQAGAKLGGVLFKR; from the coding sequence ATGTCTTCCCCTTCTTTTGCCCGCCTTGGCCTTGTGCTTTGCCTGGTTTGCGCCGCCCCGGCCCAGGCCCAAAACGCCCCCCAAATGGATTTGCCGCGCACCGCGCTCACGGCCGGCATGTACCGCATCGACGCCCAGGTGGCGAGCGCGCCACGCGAGCGTGAAGTGGGCCTCATGTTCCGGCGCGAGATGCCGGCGCAAGAAGGCATGTTGTTCGTCTTCGAGCAGCCCGGTGTGCAGTGCTTCTGGATGAAGAACACCCTGCTGCCCCTGACCGCCGCCTTCGTCGCCGACGATGGCCGCATCGTCAACCTGGCCGACATGAAGCCACGCAGCGAAGATTCGCACTGCTCGGCCGAGCCCGTGCGCTACGTGCTGGAGATGAACCAGGGCTGGTTTGCCAAACGCGGCATCCAGGCCGGCGCCAAGCTGGGCGGTGTGCTATTTAAACGATAG
- a CDS encoding 3-deoxy-D-manno-octulosonic acid transferase has protein sequence MRAVRWLYSALAWAAQPLLRRKLRRRALAEPGYAHAVEERFGHYHTAPTAAPDARPLLWLHAVSLGETRAAAILLQALRAQWPDMRLLLTHGTATGRAEGAKLLQPGDVQAWLPWDTPGAVRRFLRHFRPQIGVLLETEVWPNLIAACHAQGLPLVLANARLNERSLRQAQRLGWLARPAYRRLAAVWAQTEADAARLRLLGAPVQGVFGNIKFDVQPDSAQLAQGRRWRAQQPRPVLLLASTREGEEALWLQALEQKRKEALARQASAAPDLIANSSADWMVDGAVQWLLVPRHPQRFDEVAALLQAAGLSVSRRSQWGDAPAPADVWLGDSLGEMPLYYGLADAALLGGSFAPLGGQNLIEAAACACPLLLGPHTFNFAQAAEDACAAGAAQRVADMGAALSAAERWLQNDAALAQARQAAQSFAQAHRGAAAATAQAVRLALRNKSAENA, from the coding sequence ATACGCGCCGTGCGCTGGCTCTATAGCGCCCTGGCCTGGGCCGCCCAGCCGCTGCTGCGGCGCAAGCTGCGCCGGCGTGCCCTGGCCGAGCCCGGCTACGCCCATGCGGTGGAGGAGCGCTTTGGCCACTACCACACGGCCCCCACCGCAGCCCCAGATGCGCGCCCGCTGCTGTGGCTGCACGCCGTCTCGCTGGGCGAGACGCGCGCCGCTGCCATCTTGCTGCAGGCCCTGCGCGCTCAGTGGCCAGACATGCGCCTGCTGCTCACCCACGGCACGGCCACCGGGCGGGCCGAAGGCGCCAAGCTGCTGCAGCCGGGCGATGTGCAGGCCTGGCTGCCCTGGGACACGCCGGGCGCGGTGCGGCGCTTTTTGCGCCACTTTCGCCCCCAGATCGGCGTGCTGCTGGAGACTGAGGTCTGGCCCAACCTCATCGCCGCCTGCCACGCCCAGGGCCTGCCGCTGGTGCTGGCCAATGCGCGCCTGAACGAGCGCTCGCTGCGCCAGGCCCAGCGCCTGGGCTGGCTTGCGCGCCCGGCCTACCGCCGCCTGGCGGCCGTCTGGGCACAAACCGAGGCTGACGCCGCCCGCCTGCGCCTGCTGGGCGCGCCGGTGCAAGGGGTGTTTGGCAACATCAAGTTTGACGTGCAGCCCGACAGCGCCCAGCTGGCGCAGGGCCGCCGCTGGCGCGCGCAGCAGCCGCGCCCGGTGCTGCTGCTGGCGAGCACGCGCGAGGGCGAAGAGGCGCTGTGGCTTCAGGCTTTAGAGCAAAAAAGGAAAGAAGCGCTTGCCAGGCAAGCGTCAGCAGCTCCTGATTTGATAGCTAATTCAAGCGCTGATTGGATGGTTGATGGCGCGGTGCAATGGCTGCTCGTACCGCGCCACCCGCAGCGCTTTGACGAGGTGGCGGCGCTCTTGCAGGCTGCTGGCCTGAGCGTGTCGCGGCGCAGCCAGTGGGGCGATGCGCCCGCGCCCGCCGACGTCTGGCTCGGCGACAGTCTGGGCGAGATGCCGCTGTACTACGGCCTGGCCGATGCCGCACTGCTCGGCGGCAGCTTTGCCCCCCTGGGCGGACAGAACCTGATCGAGGCCGCCGCCTGCGCCTGCCCGCTGCTGCTGGGCCCGCACACCTTCAACTTTGCCCAGGCGGCAGAAGATGCCTGTGCCGCCGGCGCCGCGCAGCGCGTGGCCGACATGGGCGCTGCCCTGAGCGCGGCCGAGCGCTGGCTGCAAAACGACGCTGCCCTGGCCCAGGCGCGCCAGGCCGCGCAAAGCTTTGCCCAGGCGCACCGGGGCGCGGCGGCGGCAACGGCGCAGGCGGTACGGCTTGCGTTACGTAACAAATCGGCTGAAAACGCTTGA
- a CDS encoding phosphomannomutase/phosphoglucomutase yields MQLSPAIFKAYDIRGIVPSTLNEDVALGLGRAFGAAARAAGEQVVAVGRDGRLSGPALSAALIQGLVEAGVEVIDIGLCTTPMLYFAASTLCTSGIQITGSHNPKDYNGFKMVLAGRAIYGEDIQQLRRTMQDESWQLAPGGRVRQADVLPAYAERITTDVKLARPMKIVVDCGNGVAGASAPAIFRALGCEVIELFSEVDGNFPHHHPDPSKPENLRDLIAALQGSDAELGLAFDGDGDRLGIVTKDGQNIFPDRQLVLFAQDVLQRVPGGTILFDVKCTQQLAPAIAAAGGVPLMYKTGHSLIKARMKEVDSPLGGEMSGHIFFKERWYGFDDGTYAGCRLLEIVSRHADPSAVLHQLPSSCSTPELNVACEEGEPHRLTAELQALAAGSFAAPAQVNTIDGLRVDWPDGFGLIRASNTTPVLVLRFEGHTPEALARIQAQMLALLERVKPGAQPGSAAH; encoded by the coding sequence GTGCAGCTGTCCCCCGCCATCTTCAAAGCCTACGACATCCGGGGCATAGTCCCCAGCACCTTGAACGAGGACGTGGCCCTGGGCCTGGGCCGCGCTTTTGGAGCTGCCGCACGCGCTGCGGGCGAGCAGGTGGTGGCCGTGGGGCGCGATGGGCGCCTGTCGGGCCCGGCGCTGTCGGCAGCGCTGATCCAGGGCCTGGTGGAGGCGGGGGTGGAGGTGATAGACATTGGCCTGTGCACCACGCCTATGCTCTACTTTGCGGCCAGCACGCTGTGCACCAGCGGCATCCAGATCACCGGCAGCCACAACCCCAAGGACTACAACGGCTTCAAGATGGTGCTCGCCGGCCGCGCCATCTACGGCGAGGACATCCAGCAGCTGCGCCGCACCATGCAGGACGAGAGCTGGCAGCTGGCCCCCGGTGGCCGCGTGCGCCAGGCCGATGTGCTGCCCGCCTACGCAGAGCGCATCACCACCGATGTGAAGCTGGCGCGCCCCATGAAAATCGTCGTCGATTGCGGCAACGGCGTTGCCGGCGCCTCGGCCCCGGCCATCTTCCGCGCCCTGGGCTGCGAGGTGATCGAGCTGTTCTCCGAGGTGGACGGCAACTTCCCCCACCACCACCCCGACCCGAGCAAGCCCGAGAACCTGCGCGACCTCATCGCCGCCTTGCAAGGCAGCGACGCCGAACTGGGCCTGGCCTTTGACGGTGACGGCGACCGCCTGGGCATCGTCACCAAGGATGGGCAAAACATCTTCCCCGACCGCCAGCTGGTGCTGTTTGCGCAAGACGTGCTGCAGCGCGTGCCTGGCGGCACCATCTTGTTTGACGTCAAATGCACGCAGCAGCTGGCCCCCGCCATTGCCGCCGCTGGTGGCGTGCCGCTGATGTACAAAACCGGCCACTCGCTCATCAAGGCGCGCATGAAAGAGGTCGATTCGCCCCTGGGCGGCGAGATGAGCGGCCATATCTTCTTCAAGGAGCGCTGGTACGGCTTTGACGACGGCACCTACGCCGGCTGCCGCCTGCTTGAAATTGTCAGCCGCCACGCCGACCCCAGCGCCGTGCTCCACCAGCTGCCCAGCAGCTGCAGCACGCCCGAGCTGAACGTGGCCTGCGAAGAGGGCGAGCCGCACCGCCTCACCGCCGAGCTGCAGGCGCTGGCTGCGGGCAGCTTTGCCGCGCCGGCGCAGGTCAACACCATCGACGGCCTGCGCGTGGACTGGCCCGATGGCTTTGGCCTGATCCGCGCCAGCAACACCACGCCCGTGCTGGTGCTGCGCTTTGAGGGCCACACCCCCGAGGCCCTGGCGCGCATCCAGGCGCAGATGCTGGCGCTGCTCGAACGCGTCAAGCCCGGCGCGCAGCCGGGCAGCGCCGCGCATTGA
- a CDS encoding MHYT domain-containing protein → MNTNIPLGEITQTSYNFGLVALSYIIAVIGSFVALTAAQRIQKKGQMHMLNLIAASVSLGGIGVWSMHFTGMLALNLGMGSGYSAFETVVSLLAAVIATGMALAFVAKNPNDHARLLTAGGLLGLGIAFMHYLGMFGLRFPGYITWDWSIIALSVVIAIVAASVALWLAFRSASVALRGVASSLMGVAVCAMHYTAMEAADFVCTAPTTERFATPLGFGVISSLDLPMVAGMAAISMAALIGYDQLIQRTQESNATVRA, encoded by the coding sequence ATGAACACCAACATCCCTCTGGGCGAAATTACCCAAACTTCGTACAACTTCGGCCTTGTCGCCCTGTCTTACATCATCGCCGTCATCGGCTCTTTCGTTGCCCTCACGGCGGCGCAGCGCATCCAGAAAAAAGGGCAGATGCACATGCTCAACCTGATTGCAGCCAGTGTCTCGCTCGGCGGTATTGGTGTGTGGTCGATGCACTTCACTGGCATGTTGGCGCTGAACCTGGGCATGGGCTCGGGTTACTCGGCGTTTGAAACCGTGGTCTCGCTGCTCGCTGCAGTCATTGCCACGGGCATGGCCCTGGCTTTTGTGGCCAAAAACCCCAATGACCATGCCCGCCTGCTCACCGCCGGTGGCCTGCTTGGGCTGGGCATTGCCTTTATGCATTACCTGGGCATGTTTGGCCTGCGCTTTCCGGGCTACATCACCTGGGACTGGAGCATCATCGCCCTGTCGGTGGTGATTGCCATCGTGGCAGCGAGCGTGGCACTGTGGCTGGCGTTTCGCTCGGCCTCGGTGGCACTGCGCGGCGTGGCTTCGAGCCTGATGGGCGTGGCCGTCTGCGCCATGCACTACACCGCCATGGAAGCGGCCGATTTCGTCTGCACCGCCCCCACGACCGAGCGCTTTGCCACCCCGTTGGGCTTTGGCGTCATCAGCTCCCTGGACCTGCCCATGGTGGCCGGCATGGCCGCCATCAGCATGGCCGCACTCATTGGCTACGACCAGCTGATCCAGCGCACGCAAGAGAGCAACGCCACCGTGCGCGCCTGA
- the trpB gene encoding tryptophan synthase subunit beta, which produces MSHPTAFAPMPDTDGFFGPYGGQLVPPHLKQAMDDISAAYAAIAQRADFQDELSQLFADYVGRPSPIFHAKRLSAQLGGAQIHLKREDLNHTGAHKINHCLGEALLAKFMGKKKVIAETGAGQHGVALATACALVGIPCEIHMGQVDIEKEHPNVTKMRILGCKLVPVTRGAATLKEAVDSAFDEYLTNPQDYLYAIGSVVGPHPFPMMVRDFQSIIGREARAQFLAKHGRLPDYATACVGGGSNAMGLFTAFLDDADVQLVGVEPAGEGVDKPGRHAATLSVGKPGAIHGMKCYVLENAAGEPAAVHSIASGLDYPGVGPQHSYLKDTGRVQYESVTDQECLDAFMRLSRVEGIIPALESAHAVAWAMRKAPTLGAEQHILVNLSGRGDKDADYVAKVLGL; this is translated from the coding sequence ATGAGCCACCCCACTGCCTTCGCCCCCATGCCCGATACCGACGGTTTCTTTGGCCCCTACGGAGGCCAGCTGGTGCCACCGCACCTCAAGCAGGCCATGGACGACATCAGCGCCGCCTACGCTGCCATCGCGCAGCGTGCAGATTTTCAAGACGAGCTCTCGCAGCTGTTTGCCGACTACGTCGGCCGGCCCAGCCCGATTTTTCATGCCAAGCGCCTCTCAGCGCAGCTCGGCGGCGCGCAGATCCACTTGAAGCGCGAGGACCTCAACCACACGGGCGCGCACAAGATCAACCACTGCCTGGGCGAGGCGCTCTTGGCCAAGTTCATGGGCAAGAAAAAGGTGATTGCCGAAACCGGCGCCGGCCAGCACGGCGTGGCGCTGGCCACGGCCTGCGCGCTGGTGGGCATCCCGTGCGAGATCCACATGGGCCAGGTCGATATCGAGAAAGAGCACCCCAACGTCACCAAGATGCGCATCCTGGGCTGCAAGCTGGTGCCCGTCACACGCGGCGCAGCCACGCTCAAAGAGGCGGTGGACAGCGCTTTTGACGAATACCTCACCAACCCCCAGGACTACCTCTACGCCATCGGCTCGGTCGTCGGCCCGCACCCCTTCCCGATGATGGTGCGCGACTTTCAAAGCATCATCGGCCGCGAGGCGCGCGCGCAGTTCCTGGCCAAGCACGGCCGCCTGCCGGACTACGCCACCGCCTGCGTCGGTGGCGGCTCCAACGCCATGGGGCTGTTCACCGCCTTCCTCGATGACGCCGACGTGCAGCTGGTGGGCGTGGAGCCCGCTGGCGAAGGCGTGGACAAGCCTGGGCGCCACGCCGCCACCTTGTCGGTGGGCAAACCCGGCGCCATCCACGGCATGAAGTGCTACGTGCTGGAGAACGCTGCGGGCGAACCCGCAGCCGTGCACAGCATTGCCTCGGGCCTGGACTACCCCGGCGTCGGGCCGCAGCACAGCTATTTGAAGGACACCGGCCGCGTGCAGTACGAGAGCGTGACGGACCAAGAATGCCTCGATGCCTTCATGCGCCTGTCGCGCGTGGAGGGCATCATCCCGGCCCTCGAGAGCGCCCACGCCGTCGCCTGGGCCATGCGCAAGGCCCCCACCCTGGGGGCCGAGCAACACATCCTGGTCAACCTCTCGGGCCGGGGCGACAAGGACGCCGACTACGTGGCCAAGGTTTTGGGGCTTTAA